A genome region from Deltaproteobacteria bacterium includes the following:
- a CDS encoding response regulator transcription factor, translated as MEHTILFANARNEHSASILQYLRDDFEILIPPSYEDIFVDPYLESSLAIIDHDFSEQRGLDALKSLKTAKPSIPVIYVASSGSEYLCMKVFRLGARDYFSRPFRADDIIKSVKTILETIWKNERFRSVPQLDKLDTGKGGRPRNGNKRSVYQKIEKARVFIHENYSKELPLELVANVASMSKYHFSRKFSEFAGMPYKKYLNSIRLREAKRLLRFSPFTIIEICFAVGYNDITYFERVFKKSEGCNPTTYLQKFNTSQD; from the coding sequence ATGGAGCATACCATACTGTTTGCGAATGCCAGGAATGAACATAGCGCTTCGATTTTGCAGTACCTGAGAGATGACTTTGAAATATTAATTCCCCCTTCCTATGAAGACATCTTTGTAGATCCATACCTCGAGTCATCACTTGCAATAATAGACCACGATTTTTCTGAGCAGCGAGGTCTTGACGCCTTAAAGAGTCTGAAAACGGCAAAACCATCCATTCCGGTAATATATGTGGCATCATCAGGTTCGGAATATCTTTGCATGAAGGTTTTTCGTCTTGGCGCCAGAGATTACTTTTCAAGGCCTTTTCGGGCCGATGATATCATAAAAAGTGTAAAAACAATTCTGGAAACTATCTGGAAGAATGAACGGTTCAGGTCGGTGCCGCAGTTAGACAAACTGGATACGGGAAAAGGTGGCCGACCCAGAAACGGGAATAAAAGAAGCGTTTACCAGAAAATCGAGAAGGCCAGGGTATTTATACATGAGAACTACAGCAAGGAACTTCCTCTTGAACTGGTAGCCAATGTTGCATCCATGAGCAAGTATCACTTTTCAAGGAAATTTAGCGAGTTTGCAGGGATGCCCTATAAGAAATACCTTAACAGCATAAGGCTGCGGGAGGCAAAAAGGCTATTAAGGTTTTCACCCTTTACGATTATAGAAATATGTTTTGCAGTTGGTTACAATGATATTACCTACTTTGAACGGGTCTTCAAAAAAAGTGAGGGCTGCAATCCCACAACCTACCTTCAAAAGTTCAATACCAGCCAGGATTAG
- a CDS encoding rhodanese-like domain-containing protein: MKKIISIFIVLLLFSPVVLHAAEKPVWKWISAKRVYDLLKEGSGLWLVDVRSEHAFNRGHMVGAMNIPGNTLKVKKLPENRIVVLVDHSIGQKLAREAAEILIGKGMKKAFVMKGGIGAWSLTGYPVWGDAGKKTAYVTARDLKWALQKGTEMNVYDMRGKEVAKEGTVSGAVVVKGTTLDERIENLQKIFKSEQKKKNLVMKLKGAGELVLVFSASDKGKEHAEMVAMSAGRHVRYLLGGYEAFAMDGKKGETKTIGSCPVCPRSGKQ; the protein is encoded by the coding sequence ATGAAAAAGATTATTTCAATATTTATAGTACTACTGTTGTTCAGTCCTGTTGTTTTACATGCCGCTGAAAAGCCCGTTTGGAAGTGGATCAGCGCCAAGAGGGTTTACGATCTACTAAAAGAGGGAAGCGGTCTTTGGCTCGTTGATGTAAGAAGTGAGCACGCCTTTAACCGGGGGCATATGGTAGGCGCAATGAATATTCCCGGTAATACGTTGAAAGTAAAAAAGTTGCCTGAAAACCGTATTGTTGTACTGGTCGACCATTCTATTGGACAGAAGCTTGCCCGTGAAGCTGCTGAAATCCTTATTGGAAAGGGAATGAAAAAGGCCTTTGTCATGAAAGGGGGCATCGGCGCCTGGAGTTTGACGGGATACCCTGTGTGGGGAGATGCGGGAAAAAAGACCGCTTATGTTACGGCAAGAGATCTCAAGTGGGCGCTTCAAAAAGGAACGGAAATGAATGTTTATGATATGAGGGGGAAAGAGGTGGCTAAGGAAGGAACTGTTTCCGGAGCTGTTGTCGTTAAAGGTACAACACTTGATGAAAGGATTGAAAACCTTCAAAAGATATTTAAATCGGAACAAAAAAAGAAAAATCTTGTCATGAAGTTGAAAGGGGCGGGTGAACTGGTGCTTGTTTTTTCGGCTTCAGATAAGGGAAAAGAGCATGCTGAAATGGTTGCAATGTCAGCCGGCAGGCATGTGAGATATCTTCTTGGTGGATACGAGGCATTTGCCATGGACGGCAAAAAGGGGGAAACAAAGACCATCGGATCATGTCCCGTGTGCCCCCGTTCGGGCAAACAATAA
- the dacB gene encoding D-alanyl-D-alanine carboxypeptidase/D-alanyl-D-alanine-endopeptidase encodes MGKIVLWVCLMFISGWPLLAYGGDVREAIAEGKLREVLTKDTRWSLNVVDMKTARETINAGSAKGEALVPASLMKLVVAGATLDRAFAGDGLHMTTTISYDGVLEDGLLRGNLYLVGLGNALLSAAELETAVRELSRKGLRSVEGDIIADSTFFESGGFERNRKGAAYAIPSALGLDLHTAAVTVIPTEAGEPPQVRVEPGNGDVRFSVSARTVSGMKNTIKIRKSKDDLYHIEGNIRKGGGHIKKRFALESPALFAAGVLKVILVEQGVKVRGKAIEGKVPADSTMLVKIAAPELEKLIHDMNMNSLNVVADNLLLLLGAERFGRPGSAEKGIKAAEEFLAGIGELRGQVAKMADGSGLSEKNRINSAYFTGYLYEISKRPWFKTFKESLPEAGSDRVLMNSGFDNPRFRVKTARLEEAYGLAGYGIDNNDRPFAFSYIVNGNRGEVIAAERSGGVMMRILEGNNGGNP; translated from the coding sequence ATGGGAAAGATTGTGCTGTGGGTTTGTTTGATGTTTATTTCGGGGTGGCCGCTCTTAGCTTATGGTGGAGACGTAAGAGAGGCGATAGCGGAAGGGAAGCTAAGGGAAGTTTTAACGAAAGATACTCGATGGAGTCTGAATGTGGTTGATATGAAAACAGCCAGGGAGACAATAAATGCGGGAAGCGCCAAAGGTGAAGCGCTTGTGCCGGCCTCTCTTATGAAGCTGGTGGTGGCGGGTGCAACGCTTGACCGTGCATTTGCAGGGGATGGGCTGCACATGACGACCACTATTTCTTATGACGGGGTGTTGGAGGATGGGCTGCTCAGGGGTAACCTTTACCTGGTAGGACTAGGGAATGCGCTTTTGTCTGCCGCTGAGCTTGAAACAGCTGTCCGTGAGCTTTCCCGCAAGGGCTTAAGAAGTGTTGAGGGAGATATCATTGCTGATTCCACCTTTTTTGAAAGTGGCGGTTTTGAAAGAAATCGGAAGGGTGCGGCCTATGCGATCCCTTCGGCCCTTGGACTTGATCTGCATACGGCAGCAGTGACGGTAATCCCGACAGAAGCGGGGGAGCCGCCGCAGGTTCGTGTCGAACCCGGGAATGGTGACGTCAGGTTTTCGGTCTCGGCGAGGACTGTTTCGGGGATGAAGAATACCATTAAAATCAGGAAGTCGAAAGATGATCTCTATCATATCGAAGGTAATATCCGCAAAGGCGGCGGTCATATAAAGAAAAGATTTGCACTGGAATCTCCCGCTCTTTTTGCGGCGGGCGTTTTAAAGGTAATACTTGTCGAGCAGGGGGTGAAAGTTAGGGGCAAAGCGATAGAGGGCAAGGTCCCTGCAGACTCGACAATGCTTGTAAAAATAGCTGCCCCTGAATTGGAAAAGTTAATCCATGATATGAACATGAACAGTCTTAATGTTGTCGCCGATAATCTATTGCTCCTGCTCGGCGCTGAGCGCTTCGGGAGGCCGGGATCGGCTGAAAAAGGAATTAAGGCGGCAGAGGAATTTCTTGCAGGGATTGGGGAACTAAGGGGGCAAGTGGCCAAAATGGCAGACGGGTCGGGACTCTCTGAAAAAAACAGAATTAATTCTGCGTATTTCACTGGTTATCTTTATGAGATTTCGAAGAGGCCATGGTTTAAAACTTTTAAGGAAAGCCTCCCCGAGGCAGGCAGTGACAGGGTGTTGATGAATAGCGGTTTTGATAATCCCCGTTTCAGGGTTAAAACAGCAAGGCTTGAAGAGGCTTATGGCTTGGCTGGGTATGGGATCGACAACAATGACAGACCCTTTGCCTTCTCATACATAGTCAACGGTAACAGGGGCGAGGTAATTGCCGCCGAGAGAAGCGGAGGTGTCATGATGAGAATACTGGAGGGAAATAATGGAGGTAATCCATGA